Part of the Oreochromis aureus strain Israel breed Guangdong linkage group 20, ZZ_aureus, whole genome shotgun sequence genome, ACTCTGACAAACTCAGcatttttctgcagtttttctGTGCTCACGAACTGTGAAATGTCCGTTCTATTTAATTCTGCTTCCCCCCTTTTAGCACTTAAATTCCTCCCCTGCAAAGAACAGAGGGCAATAATGGAAACAGCCGTGTGTTTTGCTTTAGCAGCAGGTATCATTTATACAAATCTACGACAGTGTTAAACATCCTCAGCAAAAAATTACCCTTAATAATGTTGGATGCTGTTAACTGCTGCCAATTACAGAGAAGAATGTTACATTTACTTTGAATGTGTTAATAATGTATTTTATCTGTGGTGTAAAGGTGCATGATAGTCAGTCTCCCACTTAAGCTTTCATTTTTGTTGCTTTCTATTAATTAGCTTGTTAGCTTGAGGCTGCTGTGGAGGAGGGCCCACAGCTTGATGGgccaaaatttaaaatacatatCACTCACAGCCCAGTTCAAGATACTTTACTTCCCACAGGAATCACACAAGAAGGGTTGTACAAAGCTATACAATGAGCTATGTCAATAACTCAATCAGTGTTTTGagaattatttttctttgttttgtagaTGTTTGAAACTATAACTCCATTACATCATAGTGCAGCCATATTGTCATTAAGGCATGATGTTACTGTGAGGAAACTGTAATGAAATCTGGTTATTCTGATTTGATATCTCACTGCCCTCTGAAGCCTCTGAGCTCACATGGAGAGATTATTGCTTCTTTTCTATCTCCCTACTAGGAACAATCAGATACAGAAATACATTATGTCAGAGTGACTTcaacatgtcttttttttttttttttttttttacattcaaaCTTTGTTTGACAGTATGGTGTCAtatctgaaaaacaacaaatacaaagaaagaTACCTAAAAGTAATGaatattaactttaaaaaaaatcttagacAGGAAATCACTTATTTTGAAGTAGTTTTAGGTAAAAGGAGGAGGTAGGGAGCCACACTTCCTGTTCTCTGAATTAAGGTGTTTTTTTCAGTCCTGTTGTCACAGATGTATATAATCAAGCACCTAGCCAcgcagtctgcctttacaaaaacatttgtgatcatcagaaaaagaaagtCTTAATAAtattacagaaagaaaaacgtACTGCATTGAAGAGAAGGCCACAGTAAATGTTTAAAGATGTTTAATGTAGATTGACTTTCTAATCAGCGGGGCTCACTGCACGCATGACCACCGGTTGTCCTGCAGCACTTCTGCCCTCCTGGACACTGAGCAGCACACATGGAGGTGGTTTCAGACAGAGGGCAGCAGCCAGCCTTCACAGATACCAAAAATATGATTAGTTACAAAATACTTGTAACCACTTGGTGAAGTATTTAAAGGGTTTTGACTGCTTTGTGCATCTATCACCTTTGTAGGGAACCATGCACTCATGTCCGCATCCATTGTAGCAACACTTCTCAATATAGGGACAGTCTCTGTCATTAAAGCAAGATTCAATACAACGTCTGTGGCCCAAGTGTCTGCGAGGACACACTCCTGGCTTTACTGAAATGACAGGGAAATGAGTATAGACCAAGAACTCTAACCAGAGACTGTGGTGGGTTGTCCCTCTGAAAAATATCCCATGACCTTATTGAACCCTGAACTGTAGCAAATGAATCAAAATCTCTTCTAAGAGTTTCTGACAACTGTGAAACACTTTATTGTATTTTAGGCAGTGGCCCACCCTGTTTCTCTGAAGGATGTTCCTGCACTTCCTTCTTCTGGACTAAAGTATGAGTTTCCTGGAGATCCAGTTGATTCATCTCTTGTTTTAAATCATATTCCACCCAAGTGTACACTCTATTTCCCAAATATCAGGCAAAACTTATACAGTCTCATACAACAGTACAGCAGTGAGTCATTGGTCTGCAgtacacaaagaaacacatggtCATAAAGAAGAGTAACAGTTCTCACCCTTTCGTGTTTCATACAATCTCAAGTAAATGTACatgaaattaaacattttctctctctttttttgcacaATTGTTAGAGACAACCTTTTCTGACTTCTTCTACCTGTCTTGGATGATATAACAGATATCCTGTAGATAACTGTCACTTTGTTTATATCTCACCTATGTATGGAGCCATGCACTCATGTCCACATCCGTTCGAGCAGCACTTTTTATTATAGGGGCAGTCACCGTCATTAGAGCAAGATTCAGCACATTTTCCGTAGCCAAAGCGCCTGCGAGGACACACTCCTGGCTTTActgtaaggaaaaaaaaaaccccctaacCATAAGTATAGTAAGAAAGTGTAGTATATATGACTTTTGActagaagaaagaaaaatagttttGAATCTTGGGAGATTAAAGTAGAAAAGTGTGAATCAGCTATCTTGTAAATGAGATAAGAGTTATGATCTGGTCTGGTTGCCAAAACAGTTTTATTCAAatgccaaattaaaaaaaaaaaacatgcacatttCAGAAAGacgtttcattttatttctgaatGATGCTCAAATAGTGACATGCATGCTATGTATCCTGTGTTTAAATGCTAGTCATAAAACTTGACAGCTGAAATTTAAACATAATGAGCACCAGCTTTTGTGATGTGACCTCACTTTAACTGCTCTTTACTTTAGTGATGCTACCtatttttgtaaataataaCTTCATGCTGTTTATTTGGTTGCATGCACTGACCCTGACTGTCTGCTTCACAGTATTTTCTGGTGCAGTAGTTTCTTTAAGACTGTCATTGTCAACCACTGATATAAACAGGAGCTATTTGTTTTGAATGGTCTTTAAAAACCTACGTGTCACAGTTCCCATTGTCTACATTAGTGTTATTCAGCATTTTGACTTTATACACTTCATTATGCCCAGCTGTCTTTTCACTCATTAtcctctttccctttcttctcaATGACATTTCTGCCCAGTGAATTAATATCAAATGTTCTTTTTCATCCAAGTGATGTTCATGTCATATTCTTAGCTTTCTGCTTTGGTCTGATTCTGTGTCCCTGTGAGATCTAGATGATTAAACTCTAGTTTGAAGTCAAATTTAAcagttttaattgtttttttaaatgtatataaatACTGTATAACAACTACAAAAGTGTACATAatttcaaactgcatgtctgttATATAACTGTGGCCCACTTCAAGTACCTTCGCAGCCTACCAGGGGCCCCAGCCCCCAGGCAAATAAGATGACAGTTATGACTCTGTCTGATTCATCTCTCACCTATGTAGGGCAGCGTGCACTCATGTCCACATCCGTTAAAGCAGCACTTCTCATTGTTGGGACAGTCACTGTCATAAGAGCAAGATTCAGCACAACTTCCATATGCAAAGTGCCTGCGAGGACACACTCCAGGCTTtcctgaaaggaaaaagaaatcagtgCAGACAAAGAACGTGTAGTGAATGTGGCCTTTACTTAAAGAAACTTTTTAACCCTGTAGGATCCAACCCATCAAAAAGTAGTCAGAAAATTCTTTAGAACTGAGATGTTTGTTAACCCTTATAAcaaatccacattttttttttttttttgctatatcatgtcgtgtatgatatatttttattatatatttattatatatttttttgtatcacATTTGATACATTGGGAGTTTTTGGCTACTCTTTGTTAACAACAATGttaattttagacaaaaaaaagagagttttgtccataacattttgaaattatggcAAGTATTGATCATGTTGATGAGATAGAGGTCTCAGAAGCTCATGTaacaaatatgatacaaaggcATTGTAGGGTTAAACTATTTTTAAACTACTTGTCATTTTATTAACTGAGAAGATTTAACCAAAGATTTAATCCACACCCTCTTAAGAAGAAATTAAACATTGTGAGACGCACTGAAAACAGGAGGTACGCAGACTTCTTCACCATCAGCAACACAGCATATGTGGTCTCTAGGACAGTGCTGACACCCCTTACATGACAGATCAAGATTAAGATGGCGTGGGCATTCTGTTTTTGAAAGAAGCAGTAAAGCAGAATAAGGATGAGCTGTGGTAAATCAGGTAAGTGTAATGATGCTGTGTGATGGCCAGTTTGGCTGTCACACAGCCAAACATGCACATTTCAGAAAGAAACTGCAAGCAGTAGATTATAAGATGAACACGTCTCAGTGAAAAGAAACTTGCTTGTTAAAATGTCACTTTGTTTTGTTCATCTCTCACCTGTGAGTGGAGCCATGCATTCACGGCCACATCCGTTGGAGCAGCACTTCTCATTATTGGGGCAGTCCCTGTCATGAGCGCAAAATTCAACACAATGTCCGAAGTCAAAGCGCCTGCGAGGACACGCTCCAGGCTTTCCTGAAAGGAAAGACAAATCAGTATAGACAATGAACTCTAACCAGAGAGTGCGGTGTTGATTTTACTggaataatttttatttttagactaTCTCTCATTTTACTAACCAAGAGGTTTTAACAAAAAATTACCACAGCCTCTTAAGAAGAAATTAAACATTGTGAGACATACTGGAAACAGGAGGGACGCAGACTTCTTCACCATCATAGACACAGCATATGTGGTCTCTAGGACAGTCCTGACACCCCTTACATGACAGATCAAGATTAAAATGGCGTGGGCATTCTGGTTTTGAAAGAAGCAGTAAAGCAGAAAAGGACATGGATCAGCTGTGGGGAATACGAGTTATGATGTTATATGGTTCCCAAATTGGctgtttgaaaaaaacaaacagaaatgcacatttcagAAAGAATCCATAAGCAGGCAGATTATAAGTTGAGCACATA contains:
- the LOC116309680 gene encoding WAP four-disulfide core domain protein 3-like; its protein translation is MSSESHDSVKHKTQEEAKSLFMLLIRASSSILFWSERKPGVCPHWRFDFGHCAEFCSKDRDCPNNEKCCSNGCGRECMAPVIGKPGACPRRRFDFGHCVEFCAHDRDCPNNEKCCSNGCGRECMAPLTGKPGVCPRRHFAYGSCAESCSYDSDCPNNEKCCFNGCGHECTLPYIVKPGVCPRRRFGYGKCAESCSNDGDCPYNKKCCSNGCGHECMAPYIVKPGVCPRRHLGHRRCIESCFNDRDCPYIEKCCYNGCGHECMVPYKGKPGVCPRRRLGYGRCAEFCSNDSDCPDKEKCCSNGCGHECMPPYVVKRGGCPLPETTPMCAEYCYHDGQCPGDQKCCRTTCGHACSEPC